Proteins found in one Brassica oleracea var. oleracea cultivar TO1000 unplaced genomic scaffold, BOL UnpScaffold01320, whole genome shotgun sequence genomic segment:
- the LOC106321219 gene encoding protein PLANT CADMIUM RESISTANCE 4-like produces MVRPGLDQPNQAHPQGYGNNKADVQPNIPTGIPVNNQTQNLWSSDLFDCMNDIENAVITCIVPCVTFGQIAEIVDEGATTCAIGGLLYGAIFITAFPYKYSSLFRAKIRNKYGLPEAPAPDWLTHLFCEHCALCQEYRELKHRGFDPKIGWAMNVQAHQQEMSVAKQVQDNIFDSISRK; encoded by the exons ATGGTTCGACCAGGTCTTGACCAGCCGAATCAGGCACATCCTCAGGGTTACGGAAACAACAAGGCAGATGTTCAGCCAAACATACCAACGGGTATACCGGTCAATAACCAAACACAAAACCTTTGGAGTTCTGATCTATTCGATTGCATGAACGACATCGAAAACG CTGTGATAACATGTATAGTTCCGTGCGTCACGTTTGGACAGATCGCTGAAATTGTTGACGAAGGCGCGACAA CTTGTGCGATTGGTGGGTTGTTGTATGGAGCGATATTTATAACTGCGTTCCCTTACAAATACTCATCCCTGTTCCGGGCCAAGATAAGAAACAAATACGGGTTACCGGAGGCTCCAGCTCCAGATTGGCTTACTCACTTATTCTGTGAGCATTGTGCTCTTTGTCAAGAGTATCGTGAGCTCAAACACCGTGGTTTTGACCCCAAAATTg GGTGGGCTATGAATGTGCAAGCACATCAGCAAGAGATGAGTGTTGCAAAACAAGTTCAAGATAACATTTTCGATTCCATTTCCAGAAAATAA
- the LOC106321223 gene encoding protein SLOW GREEN 1, chloroplastic-like — translation MFTSLSAPSSLPSSLAFSLVSVKSHPAAGHIVPRRDLVSLRIRASKNGSSDYCFHEKLKSFAKSAILIGAAVSMTGKLSTLPAKAGYPVTTTVEVKEEKNSSEIEPTSPLTELLESTPEAVKTLRSLLQQKLENGEDEEALKLLEKLVTAQPEETEWKFLMARLLGEMGRTENARQVFEEILQRNPLSFEALFENALLMDRSGEGDAVLQRLEDALAVAEAENMVKEIRDVRLIIAQIQFLQKNVDEALKSYEQLTREDPKDFRPYFCRGMIYSLLDKNAEAKEQFAKYRELSPKKFEVEGYLRTPLSKMKLFGSGEDN, via the coding sequence ATGTTCACGTCTCTCTCAGCTCCTTCCTCGCTTCCTTCTTCATTGGCTTTCTCTTTAGTCTCCGTTAAATCTCATCCGGCCGCCGGACATATTGTTCCCCGTCGTGATCTCGTCTCTCTGCGCATCAGAGCTAGCAAGAATGGTTCTTCGGATTACTGCTTTCACGAAAAGCTCAAATCTTTTGCCAAATCGGCGATTCTGATCGGAGCTGCTGTTTCCATGACCGGAAAGCTCTCAACTTTACCGGCGAAAGCAGGGTATCCGGTCACGACCACCGTGGAagtgaaagaagagaaaaattcGTCTGAGATCGAACCCACTTCGCCATTAACCGAGCTTCTAGAATCCACTCCAGAGGCGGTCAAAACGCTGAGATCACTGCTTCAGCAGAAGCTAGAgaacggagaagacgaagaagctcTCAAGCTCTTAGAGAAGCTCGTAACCGCACAGCCAGAGGAAACAGAGTGGAAGTTTTTAATGGCGAGGCTATTGGGTGAAATGGGTCGTACCGAAAACGCACGCCAAGTGTTCGAGGAAATTCTCCAACGAAACCCACTCTCGTTCGAGGCCTTGTTCGAGAACGCGTTGCTCATGGACAGGTCCGGGGAAGGAGACGCGGTGCTGCAGAGGCTGGAAGACGCGTTGGCTGTAGCTGAAGCTGAGAATATGGTGAAGGAGATTAGAGACGTGAGGCTGATCATTGCGCAGATACAGTTCTTGCAGAAGAATGTGGATGAAGCGTTGAAGAGCTACGAGCAGCTGACGAGAGAGGATCCTAAGGATTTCAGACCGTATTTCTGTCGAGGTATGATTTATAGCTTGCTTGACAAGAATGCTGAAGCCAAGGAGCAGTTTGCGAAGTATAGAGAGCTTTCGCCAAAGAAGTTTGAAGTTGAAGGGTATTTGAGGACGCCATTGTCTAAGATGAAGCTCTTTGGTAGTGGTGAAGATAATTGA